From one Paeniglutamicibacter psychrophenolicus genomic stretch:
- the rpoZ gene encoding DNA-directed RNA polymerase subunit omega produces the protein MNTNLEGIISPSIDSLLTTTDSKYALVINSAKRARQINAYYAQLHEGLFEYVGPLVDTRLNEKPLSIALREINEGLLSVTKIEEVAE, from the coding sequence GTGAACACGAACCTTGAAGGCATCATCAGCCCGTCCATCGACTCGCTGCTGACCACCACCGATTCGAAGTACGCACTGGTGATCAACTCCGCCAAGCGCGCACGCCAGATCAACGCGTACTACGCCCAGCTGCACGAGGGCCTGTTCGAGTACGTCGGCCCGCTGGTCGACACCCGCCTGAACGAGAAGCCGCTGTCCATCGCCCTGCGTGAAATCAACGAGGGCCTGCTCAGCGTCACGAAGATCGAGGAAGTCGCCGAGTAG
- the mihF gene encoding integration host factor, actinobacterial type, with translation MVLRELSDEDRIRARAKALAARTRRAEIKNQFGAGKLSITDLLELVPDDEAIGRLRVMDLLESVPGVGEIRAHTLIDRLGISPSRRLRGLGRKQRIALVEHFQQSPPKTKE, from the coding sequence ATGGTACTGCGAGAACTCTCAGACGAGGACCGTATTCGCGCACGGGCAAAGGCGTTGGCGGCACGCACGCGACGGGCCGAGATCAAGAACCAATTCGGCGCCGGCAAGCTGAGCATCACCGACCTGTTGGAGCTGGTGCCCGACGACGAGGCCATCGGCCGGCTGCGGGTCATGGACCTGCTGGAGTCCGTTCCGGGTGTCGGCGAGATCCGCGCCCACACGCTTATCGATAGACTAGGTATTTCACCCAGCCGACGCCTGCGCGGGCTGGGGCGCAAACAGCGCATCGCATTGGTGGAACATTTCCAGCAATCGCCCCCCAAAACGAAAGAGTAA
- the gmk gene encoding guanylate kinase has product MTVSPHPTVTVLAGPTAVGKGTISTYIRDNYPQVWLSVSATTRNPRPGEIDGVHYFFVGPEKFGELVENGEMLEWAVVHGQNSYGTIRTKVEEAVAAGKRVLLEIDLQGARQVKANLPEAKFVFLAPPSWDELVRRLVGRGTETPEEQQRRLETAKLELAAESEFDVTIVNDEISRAADELVTLMGLTPHAR; this is encoded by the coding sequence ATGACGGTTAGCCCCCACCCAACGGTCACAGTCCTCGCCGGTCCCACGGCCGTAGGTAAGGGAACGATTTCGACCTACATTCGCGACAACTACCCCCAGGTGTGGCTCTCGGTGTCCGCCACCACGCGCAACCCGCGCCCCGGCGAAATAGACGGGGTGCACTACTTCTTTGTCGGCCCCGAAAAGTTCGGCGAACTGGTCGAAAACGGGGAAATGCTCGAATGGGCCGTCGTGCACGGGCAGAACAGCTACGGCACCATCCGCACCAAGGTCGAGGAGGCGGTGGCCGCGGGGAAGCGGGTGCTGCTGGAGATCGACCTGCAGGGCGCACGCCAGGTGAAGGCGAACCTGCCGGAGGCGAAATTCGTGTTCCTGGCCCCTCCCAGCTGGGACGAATTGGTGCGCCGGCTTGTGGGCCGCGGCACGGAAACCCCCGAGGAGCAGCAGCGCCGGCTGGAAACCGCTAAACTGGAGCTTGCTGCCGAATCCGAATTTGACGTGACCATCGTCAACGACGAGATTTCGCGGGCTGCTGACGAGCTGGTGACCCTCATGGGGTTGACCCCGCACGCACGCTAA